A single genomic interval of Anser cygnoides isolate HZ-2024a breed goose chromosome 7, Taihu_goose_T2T_genome, whole genome shotgun sequence harbors:
- the ATOH7 gene encoding transcription factor ATOH7: protein MKTCKSSNLDSGVESDSQCGSGPGCVVKCSSERMENAAKRRLAANARERRRMQGLNTAFDRLRKVVPQWGQDKKLSKYETLQMALSYIMALTRILAEAERYSTEREWIRLHCEHFHPESYHHYTGQKMATDSDPYAQRIFSYHPDHFQIAN from the coding sequence ATGAAAACCTGTAAATCCAGTAATTTGGATTCAGGTGTAGAATCAGACAGCCAGTGTGGAAGTGGACCAGGCTGTGTTGTGAAGTGCAGTTCAGAAAGGATGGAGAACGCTGCCAAGAGAAGATTGGCTGCCAATGCGAGGGAGAGAAGACGGATGCAAGGACTGAACACAGCCTTTGATCGTTTGAGAAAGGTGGTTCCACAGTGGGGTCAGGATAAGAAGCTCTCCAAGTACGAGACCCTTCAGATGGCTTTGAGTTATATCATGGCTCTAACAAGAATACTTGCTGAAGCAGAAAGATACAGTACTGAAAGAGAATGGATAAGACTTCACTGTGAACACTTTCATCCAGAGAGCTACCACCATTATACGGGACAAAAAATGGCAACGGACAGTGATCCTTACGCACAGCGAATATTCAGCTATCACCCTGATCACTTTCAAATAGCTAATTAG